From Solea senegalensis isolate Sse05_10M linkage group LG7, IFAPA_SoseM_1, whole genome shotgun sequence, a single genomic window includes:
- the tp53bp1 gene encoding TP53-binding protein 1 isoform X2, which yields MDPGGSELDSSLPQPENPCLIVEDSQPDSVALEDDPESSYRALLARRLSNLQPTACSPVLELISSPLGSRCSQTDSQLDSPQNNGGEPGILTVSNCSSSFQEESQVTDSCPPPHKKKSGPEDTDMDSGADSTTHCNQHDEEASQFGFLELSQSQDLRGEVMNCQEKDLSLQPVNEKCTKSAEQNICSRTLENQDNKSVRSEVSSSSSSDTPAHSGRKLSVQALLHSQGLHASDEQDQQDPEILSSQEDLFHSDKSGAAVDSTVSEPEQQGHPTPTPSRTLGLLHLSGQGTLVQESLSQSSVDYIAPTPDNFTRTPLIVPSSPTGPEIGSGLDEPMDTSLPPDDGAGAKDDQPMETDSASKPQPSASTPVSQNPPGFVLERTLSLPSQPEFSHDVFAPTQSQDTSKPLDKMSASMHHDTQSQHLESAPFTLPLQLSINTENSGAAPETSEQIEEDSQATQIEEFEKPLGVDTSDSVASCCHQRSESNSVAVQSHTDTNVKSSTSAESLKHQSECSKSEVSNLLHRSDVHKAAVTSLNVQNVNVKEGKSDCKEVSSADMVSCSQPNLNSSDLTVNSCVQETPSDITPCSLPSQSMISETSVVDVVRSSLNVRGGEISHPVEPSSPQQCPTVGDSQTDNNMMEEHEQGEEEEEEALMEEESAGGGGASAMGLALSQSQVLSPEPMEDDGEEQGLDSVIVVTDSEGDSQILKKDVTPQSKTKSSQPIGGNVSASSNGHEAQAKEVNVSPDRFPHTEMKGPEPEGLKDKSLSDSSGEISFHFTLPKEGELIGPAVGATPPLINQLKQTLRHSTPIDVAMAASDIVSGEVQEDVMENGEGKLSLRMKLVTPVEEGSSETFSLQKPALLEEDGSVTKVTTVSKAETSSPSVFSRVRQVHRQQEAEDDSQHAGKSTSVRGELFASPQRSSQASSLGCSSLPNSQSLTSQQEILEAPQQNTVKSPTPAEQSEEGRGQQEVSEPPTPNSTDARKEVVSRQTFTSSPSSKRTVSQQTSFDAPGLRSPAGRVEPESPSFRRTAGPSHCRHVRTIQEVRTTITRIITDVYYEDGKEVERKVTEENEEPVVDCQVLDSDVSPCRTGSSSLTSGDLGDISSLSSKTSSLQHSSGGTTSSSGFTRPDFIVPSSRGARSFSPRRGGGHQQRGHRGQRAGSVVTKDGGYGTLGSRAFVPPTPRGRARRGRPPSRSSPSRGGAARSLQRLGAHGQLLSSSEDEPYTRMLPPRLPVSPTDAESPSHSDSLRSSPEEASSASSFVGLRVVAKWSSNSYFYSGRIIKDAGEGRFRLRFDDGYECEVVGKDILLCDPIPLETEVTALLEDEYFSIGVVRGHKTEGQELFYSVEREGQRQWYNRTAVILSLEQGNKLREQHSLGPYEPSTPLTKASDISLDNLVEGKRRRRVTSEGQNTPNRDSSGSPHTPGPSGKRKLRTSAADNRTPAKRGRRGPGARVAQRLGECNTSGSGTDFPGQSCDVAETHGPLPENTSLFMGFAFMLTASSEIDRLTNMLTGSDDEDHMQIGPYNKAYTESQLQAGGGFILPDFNEEQCKAAYQSLLIADQHCRTRKYLLCLASGVPCVSHIWVRDCCKENKLLNYRNYLLPAGAGPDDAVVEWHSRCSPFKALRVLLMFEKPVELWAQLVTMGGCSSVRHFQGDKDSSDIPAGKYDVVVTDHACPPLVAKNVTSQEIPLVSAEWIIQSIICGERLDFHSKPQYCHDYTS from the exons ATGGATCCCGGCGGAAGTGAACTGGACTCCAGCCTGCCTCAGCCCGAGAATCCGTGTTTGATCGTGGAGGACTCTCAGCCGGACAGCGTCGCTCTGGAGGACGATCCCGAGAGCAGCTACCGAGCCCTGCTGGCCCGCCGCCTATCCAATCTGCAGCCCACCGCCTGCAGCCCGGTTCTT gAACTGATATCGTCACCTTTAGGAAGCAGATGCTCTCAGACTGACAGCCAGCTAGACAGCCCCCAGAATAACGGTGGTGAACCTG GGATCCTCACAGTTTCCAACTGTAGTTCGTCATTCCAGGAGGAGAGTCAAGTTACAGACAGTTGCCCTCCTCCACACAAGAAAAA gagTGGACCAGAGGACACTGATATGGATTCTGGAGCTGATTCCACCACACACTGTAATCAGCATGATG AGGAAGCCTCCCAGTTTGGTTTTCTCGAGCTTTCTCAGAGTCAAGATCTGCGTGGTGAAGTGATGAACTGTCAGGAGAAAGACCTCTCTCTGCAGCCTGTCAATGAGAAATGCACCAAATCAG CGGAGCAGAACATTTGCTCCAGGACTTTGGAGAATCAGGACAACAAATCTGTGAG ATCTGAGGTGAGCTCCAGCAGCTCGTCAGACACTCCCGCACATTCGGGCAGGAAGCTGAGTGTCCAGGCTCTGCTGCATTCGCAGGGCCTTCATGCATCTGATGAGCAGGATCAACAAGATCCTGAGATCCTGTCCTCACAGGAGGACCTGTTTCATTCTGACAAGTCAG GTGCTGCAGTAGACAGTACAGTGTCTGAGCCGGAGCAGCAGGGTCACCCGACCCCAACGCCATCCCGCACCCTGGGACTGTTGCATCTCTCTGGACAGGGAACACTGGTTCAGGAGAGTTTGTCGCA GAGCTCAGTTGATTATATTGCCCCAACCCCAGACAACTTCACCCGCACTCCTTTAATTGTTCCCAGCTCACCCACTGGACCAGAGATTGGAAGTG GTCTTGATGAACCAATGGATACGTCATTGCCTCCAGATGATGGTGCAGGGGCAAAGGATGATCAGCCAATGGAAACGGATTCAGCCTCTAAACCACAACCGTCTGCCTCTACTCCTGTATCTCAGAATCCCCCTGGTTTTGTGTTGGAACGCACCCTGTCATTACCTTCTCAACCAGAGTTCTCCCAT GATGTGTTTGCCCCAACACAGAGTCAGGACACCTCAAAACCATTAGATAAGATGTCTGCATCAATGCATCATGATACACAGTCTCAACATCTGGAATCGGCTCCATTCACTTTGCCTTTGCAACTCTCtataaacactgaaaatagTGGCGCAGCTCCGGAGACCTCAGAACAAATCGAAGAGGACAGTCAGGCGACACAGATAGAGGAATTTGAAAAGCCACTCGGTGTGGATACCAGTGATTCTGTGGCTTCATGCTGTCACCAGAGGAGTGAGAGCAATAGCGTTGCGGTAcaatcacacactgacactaaTGTGAAATCTTCCACCTCTGCTGAATCACTTAAGCATCAGAGTGAATGTTCCAAGTCTGAAGTGTCCAATCTGTTGCACAGGTCTGATGTGCACAAAGCAGCGGTAACTTCTTTGAATGTACAAAATGTGAATGTTAAAGAAGGTAAGAGTGACTGCAAAGAGGTGAGCTCTGCTGACATGGTGTCCTGCTCTCAACCAAACCTCAATTCCTCAGATCTGACTGTTAACAGTTGTGTGCAGGAGACTCCCTCAGATATTACACCCTGCAGTTTGCCTTCACAGTCCATGATATCTGAGACATCTGTTGTGGATGTGGTGAGGAGTTCTTTGAATGTAAGAGGAGGAGAAATTAGTCACCCAGTAGAGCCATCGTCACCACAGCAATGTCCAACAGTTGGTGACAGCCAGACTGACAATAACATGATGGAGGAGCATGAGcagggtgaagaggaggaggaggaggcactcATGGAAGAGGAGAGTGCAGGGGGAGGTGGTGCTTCAGCAATGGGTCTTGCTCTCTCCCAGAGTCAGGTGTTGTCTCCTGAGCCCATGGAGGATGACGGTGAAGAGCAGGGACTGGACAGTGTGATTGTGGTTACAGACAGTGAGGGAGACTCCCAGATTTTGAAGAAAGATGTGACGCCACAGTCAAAGACCAAGAGCTCCCAGCCAATCGGAGGCAATGTGTCCGCCTCTTCTAACGGCCACGAAGCTCAGGCGAAGGAAGTGAATGTATCTCCTGATAGATTCCCACACACTGAGATGAAGGGGCCTGAACCTGAAGGGCTCAAAGACAAGAGCCTCAGCGATAGCTCAGGAG AAATTTCCTTTCACTTCACGCTTCCCAAAGAaggggagctgattggtcctgctgTTGGTGCCACGCCTCCTCTCATCAATCAGCTAAAGCAGACGCTGAGACACAGCACTCCCATTG ATGTGGCGATGGCTGCCAGTGACATTGTGTCTGGGGAGGTCCAAGAGGATGTGATGGAAAACGGAGAGGGGAAGCTAAGTTTGAGGATGAAGCTGGTGACCCCTGTTGAAGAAGGCAGCTCGGAGACTTTCAGCCTGCAGA AGCCAGCACTGTTAGAGGAGGATGGATCTGTCACCAAGGTTACCACTGTTTCCAAGGCTGAAACCAG CAGCCCGTCAGTGTTCAGTCGAGTCAGACAGGTGCACAGGCAGCAGGAGGCAGAGGACGACAGCCAACATGCAGGCAAATCTACATCTGTCAG GGGGGAACTATTCGCCTCACCACAGAGAAGCTCCCAGGCATCCTCGCTTGGATGCAGCAGCCTCCCTAACAGCCAATCACTGACTTCACAACAAGAAATATTGGAAGCTCCACAGCAGAACACCGTTAAATCTCCCACTCCTGCTGAGCAATCTGAAGAGGGACGAGGACAACAGGAAGTTTCTGAGCCCCCAACCCCTAACAGTACAGATGCCAGGAAGGAGGTGGTTTCCCGGCAAACCTTCACATCCAGCCCGTCCAGCAAG CGCACCGTCTCTCAGCAGACCAGCTTTGATGCCCCAGGACTGCGCTCCCCAGCTGGCAGG GTTGAGCCAGAGTCTCCGTCCTTTAGAAGAACAGCAGGCCCCTCCCACTGCAGACACGTACGCACCATCCAGGAAGTGCGCACCACCATCACACGGATCATCACCGATGTATATTATGAGGATGGTAAAGAGGTGGAGCGCAAAGTGACTGAG GAGAATGAGGAGCCAGTGGTCGACTGCCAAGTGTTGGACAGCGACGTCTCCCCGTGCCGCACGGGCAGCAGCTCTCTGACCTCTGGTGACCTGGGTGACATCAGCTCTCTGTCATCTAAGACGTCCAGCCTGCAGCACAGTTCAGGAGGAACCACAAGCAGCAGTGGCTTCACCAGGCCTGACTTCATTGTGCCGTCAAGCCGAGGGGCCAGATCTTTCAG tCCCAGGAGGGGAGGTGGGCATCAACAGAGGGGTCACAGAGGTCAACGGGCAGGGTCAGTAGTCACAAAGGACGGAGGCTATGGCACCCTTGGGTCCCGGGCCTTCGTCCCACCCACTCCCAGAGGAAGGGCTAGAAGGGGCCGACCCCCGTCCCGCTCCTCCCCGTCCAG GGGGGGTGCTGCTCGCTCACTGCAGAGACTCGGTGCTCATGGGCAGCTGCTGTCCTCCTCAGAGGACGAGCCCTACACCCGCATGCTCCCCCCGCGCCTCCCCGTCAGCCCCACAGATGCGGAGTCCCCCAGTCACTCGGACTCCCTCAGGTCATCACCAGAAGAGGCGAGCTCAGCCAGCAGCTTTGTCGGCTTGCGCGTGGTGGCCAAGTGGTCGTCCAACAGCTACTTCTACTCAGGCCGCATCATCAAAGACGCCGGAGAGGGAAGATTTCGTCTGCGGTTCGACGATGGCTACGAGTGTGAGGTGGTTGGCAAGGACATCCTGCTGTGTGATCCCATTCCCCTAGAGACTGAGGTCACTGCTCTTCTGGAGGATGAATACTTCAGCATAG GTGTGGTGAGAGGTCATAAAACAGAAGGCCAGGAGCTGTTCTACAGTGTGGAGAGGGAGGGCCAGAGGCAGTGGTACAACAGGACTGCAGTCATCCTTTctctggagcagggaaacaaacTGAGGGAGCAGCACAGTCTTGGGCCTTATGAGCCCTCAACTCCCCTGACCAAGGCCTCAGACATCAGCCTGG ATAACCTGGTAGAGGGGAAGAGGAGGCGCAGAGTGACCTCAGAGGGTCAGAACACTCCTAACCGCGACTCCTCAGGCAGTCCTCATACTCCCGGTCCCTCTGGTAAGAGGAAGCTGAGGACGAGCGCCGCGGACAACAGGACGCCGGCCAAGAGAGGCCGCAGAGGTCCGGGCGCCAGAGTCG CTCAGCGGCTTGGTGAGTGTAACACATCCGGCAGTGGCACAGATTTCCCTGGTCAGTCTTGTGACGTGGCAGAGACTCATGGACCGCTGCCCGAGAACACGTCTCTCTTCATGGGCTTTGCATTCATGCTCACGGCCTCTTCGGAGATTGACCGGCTAACCAACATGCTCACCGGCAGTGACGACGAGG ATCACATGCAGATCGGCCCATACAACAAAGCATACACAGAGTCTCAGCTGCAGGCAGGTGGAGGCTTCATTCTGCCTGACTTTAATGAGGAACAG TGTAAGGCAGCGTATCAGAGCCTGCTCATAGCTGACCAGCACTGCCGCACTAGGAAGTACTTGCTGTGTTTGGCCAGCGGTGTTCCGTGTGTGTCTCATATATGGGTGCGAGACTGCTGCAAGGAGAACAAGCTGCTCAACTACAGGAATTACCTGCTGCCTGCTGGAGCGGGGCCAGACGATGCCGTGGTAGAATG GCATTCTCGCTGCAGTCCCTTCAAAGCTCTGCGGGTCCTTCTCATGTTTGAGAAGCCAGTGGAGCTTTGGGCCCAGTTGGTCACTATGGGTGGATGTTCCTCAGTCCGGCACTTCCAGGGAGACAAGGACAGTTCAG ACATTCCTGCTGGCAAGTACGATGTTGTGGTGACAGACCATGCCTGTCCACCATTGGTAGCAAAAAATGTGACATCGCAGGAAATCCCACTCGTGTCCGCCGAGTGGATCATTCAGAGCATCATCTGCGGGGAGCGTCTGGATTTCCACAGCAAACCTCAGTATTGTCACGACTACACCTCATAA